A single Thermaerobacter sp. FW80 DNA region contains:
- the gltX gene encoding glutamate--tRNA ligase: MSQPVRVRYAPSPTGYLHIGGVRTILFNWLFARKHGGRFILRFEDTDPERSRDELIAPMLESIRWLGLDWDEGPDVGGPYGPYRQSQRLDLYRETLDRLLAAGKAYLCYCTPEELAAERERARAAGRPAVYSGRCRHLTPAERRRFEAEGRRPAVRLRVPEGGQVVVHDLVKGEVAFDVAQIGDFIIARADGMPVYNFAVVVDDHHMAISHVIRGDEHLSNTPKQLLVYRALGWEPPQFAHVPMILAPDRTKLSKRHGAVAVDEYRRQGFLPEAILNYVALLGWSPGDDREILSLDEMIRLFDFDRVSRTAAIYDVEKMAWMNGHYLRAADLDRVVDLVIPRLQEAGLLQGTPEGDERRRLRAIVDAVRQRVRTLGELVEASRYFFADFADYEEAGVRKHFDRDDAIPILEAVAETLSRVEPWTQAAIEQALRGLAERMGVGTGRIFHPTRLAVSGRTVGPGVFDVICWVGRDRCLARIHRAIEWIRQRRAARGATPAPGPAGTGAAGGRG; encoded by the coding sequence ATGTCCCAGCCGGTGCGGGTTCGGTATGCGCCGTCGCCGACGGGCTACCTCCACATCGGGGGCGTCCGCACCATCCTCTTCAACTGGCTGTTCGCGCGCAAGCACGGCGGCCGTTTCATCCTGCGCTTCGAGGACACGGATCCGGAGCGGTCCCGGGACGAGCTCATCGCGCCCATGTTGGAGAGCATCCGCTGGTTGGGCCTGGACTGGGACGAGGGGCCGGACGTCGGCGGACCCTACGGGCCGTACCGGCAGTCGCAACGGCTCGACCTCTACCGGGAGACGCTGGACCGCCTGCTCGCCGCGGGCAAGGCTTACCTCTGCTACTGCACCCCCGAGGAGCTGGCGGCGGAACGGGAGCGGGCGCGGGCAGCGGGCCGGCCTGCCGTCTACAGCGGTCGCTGTCGGCACCTCACCCCCGCGGAGCGCCGGCGGTTCGAGGCCGAGGGCCGCCGGCCGGCGGTGCGCCTGCGGGTGCCCGAGGGTGGGCAGGTCGTGGTCCACGACCTCGTCAAGGGCGAGGTCGCCTTCGACGTCGCCCAGATCGGCGACTTCATCATCGCCCGCGCCGACGGCATGCCGGTCTACAACTTCGCCGTGGTGGTCGACGACCACCACATGGCGATCAGCCACGTCATCCGGGGGGACGAGCACCTCTCCAACACCCCGAAGCAGCTGCTGGTCTATCGTGCCCTGGGGTGGGAGCCGCCGCAGTTCGCCCACGTCCCGATGATCCTGGCCCCGGATCGCACCAAGCTCAGCAAGCGCCACGGTGCGGTGGCGGTCGACGAGTACCGGCGGCAGGGATTCCTCCCGGAGGCGATCCTGAACTACGTCGCGCTGTTGGGCTGGTCGCCGGGGGACGACCGGGAGATCCTCTCCCTGGACGAGATGATCCGGCTGTTCGACTTCGACCGGGTGTCCCGCACCGCGGCCATCTACGACGTCGAGAAGATGGCGTGGATGAACGGGCACTATCTGCGCGCGGCGGACCTGGACCGGGTGGTGGACCTGGTCATCCCGCGCCTGCAGGAGGCCGGTCTGCTCCAGGGGACGCCCGAGGGGGACGAGCGCCGGCGGCTGCGGGCCATCGTGGACGCCGTGCGCCAGCGCGTCCGCACCCTGGGGGAGCTGGTCGAGGCCAGCCGGTACTTCTTCGCCGACTTCGCCGACTACGAAGAGGCCGGGGTTCGCAAGCACTTCGACCGCGACGACGCGATCCCGATCCTCGAGGCCGTGGCAGAGACCCTGTCGCGGGTGGAGCCGTGGACCCAGGCCGCCATCGAACAGGCGCTGCGCGGTCTTGCCGAACGCATGGGCGTGGGCACGGGCCGCATCTTCCATCCGACGCGTCTGGCGGTGTCGGGGCGGACCGTGGGGCCGGGGGTGTTCGACGTCATTTGTTGGGTCGGGCGCGATCGCTGCCTGGCGCGCATCCACCGCGCGATCGAGTGGATCCGCCAGCGGCGCGCCGCCCGCGGCGCGACGCCCGCGCCCGGACCGGCGGGCACGGGGGCAGCGGGCGGCCGGGGCTGA
- a CDS encoding pro-sigmaK processing inhibitor BofA family protein: MRAIATEGAWAVAGVAAVVVGALVWRLVGASTAGEAVARLVGDLLVGTGWILALNVLLALLGAHVGWNPATAWLAGSLGLPGAIALALVAVMARWRP; encoded by the coding sequence GTGAGGGCCATCGCCACGGAGGGCGCGTGGGCTGTCGCCGGCGTGGCCGCGGTCGTGGTGGGTGCGCTGGTGTGGCGGCTCGTCGGCGCGTCGACGGCCGGGGAGGCCGTGGCGCGGCTGGTGGGCGACCTGCTGGTGGGCACGGGCTGGATCCTGGCGCTGAACGTGCTCTTGGCCCTCCTGGGTGCGCACGTGGGCTGGAACCCCGCCACCGCGTGGCTGGCCGGAAGCCTGGGGCTCCCGGGAGCGATCGCCTTGGCGTTGGTGGCGGTCATGGCCCGCTGGCGACCCTGA